Proteins encoded together in one Triticum dicoccoides isolate Atlit2015 ecotype Zavitan chromosome 7B, WEW_v2.0, whole genome shotgun sequence window:
- the LOC119336378 gene encoding uncharacterized protein LOC119336378 → MVQLPAMGKRQHPEAAEPPMAPAAAVKMEADELRDYEHGPLGKRARPAQPSPPPPPHQDMYHNVLDEPSPLGLRLKKSPSLLDLIQMRLSQANSDAGQSSTDNAEPSKKKDLKSGTSSAGERLKASNFPASVLKIGKWEYTSKYEGDLVAKCYFAKHKLVWEVLEGGLKSKIEIQWSDITALKVTLPEIGDGSLDVMLARPPLFFKETDPQPRKHTLWQATLDFTCGQASINRHHFLKCPTTSLGKNFEKLVQCDQRLHQLSQQTDVILDSSVFEPRCSIFEDPVELKCHDFANLKDEREDLPGFSGSVSPCAGSSMSTKNDTNDFFGKQPEFVAQPMNPGASAVNAQPVSRNVNGVAQEFNIPNWWSQLKVPGLRPSMSVDDLVSHLGNCISEQITSGNPSMANNEVPTKESLEEIAQYLLGDVQGPQAPASDERLMARVDSLCCLLQKDTAPTSQPKPEPNNSDSIGGVDSEGSDDEFSSASTRKTADANQPPPAMSRKDSFGDLLMNLPRIASIPQFLFKIPEDSEN, encoded by the exons ATGGTGCAGCTCCCGGCCATGGGGAAGCGCCAGCACCCGGAGGCGGCCGAGCCGCCCATggcgccggccgccgccgtgaaGATGGAAGCGGACGAGCTCCGGGACTATGAGCACGGCCCGCTCGGCAAGCGCGCCCGGCCGGCccagccctcgccgcccccgcccccgcaccAG GACATGTATCACAATGTACTTGATGAACCTAGCCCATTGGGTCTTCGGCTGAAAAAAAGTCCATCTCTGTTGGATCTCATTCAGATGAGGCTTTCTCAAGCAAATTCCGATGCAGGGCAGTCATCTACGGACAATGCTGAGCCTTCCAAGAAGAAAGACCTTAAATCTGGTACATCATCAGCTGGTGAACGGTTGAAAGCATCAAACTTTCCTGCAAGTGTATTGAAAATAGGCAAATGGGAG TACACATCCAAATATGAAGGTGATTTGGTGGCAAAATGTTACTTCGCGAAGCATAAACTTGTATGGGAAGTTCTGGAAGGTGGTCTCAAGAGTAAAATAGAAATTCAGTGGTCAGATATAACTGCTTTGAAGGTAACTTTGCCTGAAATTGGAGATGGATCCTTGGATGTGATG CTGGCCCGACCACCTCTCTTTTTCAAAGAGACGGATCCTCAACCAAGAAAGCATACATTGTGGCAGGCTACTTTAGATTTCACTTGTGGCCAAGCAAGTATAAACAG GCATCATTTCTTGAAGTGCCCTACAACCTCGTTAGGCAAGAATTTTGAAAAGCTTGTCCAGTGTGATCAGAGGCTACATCAGTTGAGTCAACAAACAGACGTCATCTTGGACTCTTCAGTTTTTGAACCCAGATGCTCTATATTTGAGGATCCGGTGGAACTGAAGTGCCATGACTTTGCTAATTTAAAAGATGAACGTGAAGATCTGCCTGGGTTTTCAGGGTCTGTGTCACCATGTGCTGGTTCATCTATGTCTACTAAGAATGACACAAACGATTTTTTTGGGAAGCAACCAGAATTTGTCGCTCAGCCAATGAACCCAG GGGCTAGTGCTGTAAATGCACAACCAGTCAGCAGAAACGTAAATGGTGTAGCTCAAGAATTCAATATCCCGAACTGGTGGAGTCAGCTGAAAGTGCCCGGGCTTAGACCATCAATGTCAGTGGATGATTTGGTCAGCCACCTAGGAAATTGCATCAGCGAGCAGATCACCTCAGGCAATCCTTCGATGGCCAACAATGAGGTGCCTACAAAAGAATCGCTAGAGGAGATTGCGCAGTACCTTCTTGGTGATGTGCAGGGCCCACAGGCGCCGGCCTCCGATGAGCGACTGATGGCACGGGTGGACTCACTTTGCTGCCTGCTTCAGAAAGACACAGCGCCGACATCCCAGCCGAAGCCTGAGCCGAACAACAGTGACAGCATTGGTGGGGTGGACTCCGAAGGATCAGACGATGAATTCAGCTCAGCATCAACGAGGAAAACTGCAGATGCTAACCAGCCGCCACCAGCTATGTCCCGAAAGGACTCGTTTGGAGACCTGCTGATGAACCTGCCCCGCATCGCCTCGATACCGCAGTTCCTGTTCAAGATACCAGAGGATTCCGAGAACTGA